One Ictalurus furcatus strain D&B chromosome 7, Billie_1.0, whole genome shotgun sequence genomic window, GAACGGACGGCACGCGCGccctacgtagtgcactacACGACAAAATAGGAGCGTGTTTTGGGACCGAGCCTGCTAACTAGCCGTGCAACTTGCTCCGGCTAACTTCTCATGAATGACACCGTTATAGCGTTAGCATTTTGGTTAGAATAGCAAACGCTgttctattattattgttattattaattataattattaattaaataattatgcattgctttatttgaaatgtaatgtcacagagtgaaataaaatgttgagCTTGTCGCTTTTTAATTTCCGTTGGGAATGCGGTTGCTAGTTTAGCAGGAGGTGAGGTGTTAGCTAGCAacacgtttgtttttgttcacgtCTAGCCGGATGAGCGAAGCGTTAAATATGCGTATTAAAATGAGATTTATGTTTTAATGTATGTTAATTATGAAGTGCTCGTCTCGTGAGTTGTGGAAACCCggtttagacacacacacacacacactgcacaaggGGCCTGATAATTGATAAACCAGGAGAATCTTctggttgctgttttttttttcttttctgcaggTGAAATGATTTCCTAGTCAGGAATAAAGGTGAGTTCATGAGTTGTAAATAGTGTCTGCAGCTTCATGAGGTTCTCTGGGAGTCCTCTTAAATCCTGAATTAAACCTGTATAACTGTTTGCTGCCACAAAttccttgttgttgttgtgtgtgttaaaggagAAGTCCACTGTGTAACACATTAAACGTGTTTCTACAGAAATATTCCTGAAGTGTTTGGTGAACTTGCTCCTGGTTTGTTGCTGCGTACGGTATTTGCATTATCGCTGTCACAAGATCGCCGTCTGACGTCACAGGCGGACATTCACGAACACGATGTGGTTTAATCCCGGCGTTCCGAATGTTGAACTTCTGAGGTTTTTAAGTTAAGTAAAATGAATGCTCGCTGTAATAACTTGTCTGCGAAACCCCAGACAACCCCGGCGCAATTATTGACGCACAATTGCGCCGAAAACGGTGTTTAGCGCCTGTGCAGGCTCGGAGAGACATCTGAACGGATCTTTTCTGACTTCCCGGGTCTCACTTGGTCATGAACAGAGCATTAAGGCGGTCAAGTGATTTTGTTGTCACGGTTGCCGTACGTATTCCCCccttcacatgttcatgctgcAGTACGCTGCTACGAATTATCACTCGAAAGTACGCCAAAATACAGATcgtcaaaaaaaaacccctcccaaataaacaactaataataataataataataataatgaaggaatAATTGACGGATGAATCCAGAATGATCAGCTGGTTTTGAAGTCTCGCATATTAATGAACTctctggaagccccgccccctttcccaCGTTTAAAGTTAGCATCGTTTCAGTTGGTGCTGTTGTCTCGAACTCTATGCGAGTCTTTTTTGTGGGCGGGATTTTCCTTCTTGTATATCCTGAAACGTATTCTTTCTTAACGTATTTTAcacgctccctgggattgggtccaagttcccccgcgaccctgaagaaggagtaagcagtagaagatggatggatggatggacgtatattacacttttttttttttaaagacaatgaaacatattttaaatatatatataagctcaacatatattttaaatatataattatatataaggtttaaatatataatattatttgaCCCTGAGCTAGAAGAACATGGCTCGACATATACTATCGTGGGTGTAAAAAAGTTtctcgttttatttatttatttattttccagcgtGAGAGATGACAACTAATGAAACGTGTGCATGCGGGTGAGGTGTGAATGGAAAATCTAGAAGGAATCGGAAAGATAGATAGGTTCTGTTCGTTATAAACAAGGACCGATCACACAAGCGTTTTAACCATAATAAGGTTAAGGAAGTCATCATCGTGTCCTTTTGACACATGATCGAATGTCGGAGCTCGCCGGCAGATGTTTTGTGGACGGGGACGGTCTATCGTTTTAGTCTCAAGTTGCAGTAATTGGATACGACCTGTTTAAATCCCACAGCTTGCATTCGACATTTAAGTCGGCCTCATTTCACAGAAAGATTGGATGGAAATTGCCTGGAAATCTTCGCCGGTGCTTGGTTCTAAACTGCACAgctttggtttgtttatttctttctttatttataaaaagcCTCTGTGTAGCTCAGATAACagaaaaactgcattttctgGCACCAGTGAGCTTTTTGTATGTATGATGCAGATAAGGGCAGTAAAGGAGAACGACGGTTAAAATCTCTCTGGCCAGATACGTTTTTATCTCATTGTGCTAACGCTGACAGGCATTTTCCCGACTGCTCGGTTCTGCGTTTTGTAGAACACATGCTGTAGTGTTTGAGACAGAACCAGCCTGTATGGGAACATAacagttttgttgttttttgtcttttttaggTGCCCATATTCTGCTGAAGAGGAGAGCACCAGGATGAGGAGTCAGTAGGCACCCTCCATAGTATGGCCGCGTCCCGTTCTTCGCGCGTCACAAGATCATCAGTGGGGTTAAATGGATTGGACGAGAACTTTTGTGGCCGAACCCTCAGGAACCGCAGCATCGCACAGCCGGAGGAGACCTCGCCTCCTCCTACACCCAGAACTCGATTGCCCTCGAAGAAGCAGGACTACCAGCAGGGTGGGACTCAGTCGGGGAAGGTAACCGAAGCCGAGTCCTTGCCCGCCCACAGGAAACGGGGCTTGTCCGTCTCGGAGAAAGACGAGCCGGAGAGGCCGGACGCCTCCGAAAGAGTTCGGGTTGGAGTAGGACAAGAAGCCTCCCCTTCCCTGAAGAGGGCTAAGCGGTGCGCTCGCTCAGGGGAATCCCAAGGAACCGAGGAGGAACCTTCTCCCAAACCTGAGAGCCCTGATCCGGCTTCAGGCAAGGACAATGATGAGGACTTTAAATCGGACTTTGCTTCAAACTCGCCCTCAGATTCGGGCTTGGCGCTGTCTGTCAGCCTCGACAAAGAGTGCGAGGAGGAAAAGGATGAGGACAAGGAGCACAGTCTTTCTTTGCCAGGCAGCGAGTCCCACAAGGCAACCAATGGCCTGGCTGAGGTCCATAAGAAAGACTTAGAATCTGCAGCCTTGCTTGCAGAGCCCTGTGCCTGCTCCACCACGCTCACGAACAGTCCCTCGCTGCCCAATGGCAGCCAAGTGGCAGCTTCAACCCTGGACCCCATTGTGCCTTGTACATCCCTGCTTCTTAAACCGGTGGACGAGTCCAATGGCCCTCAGGCCGACAGCGAGAAGAACTGCTCAGCCGAGGAGGCCTCCGAAGCTGTTCTGTCTCTGGAACCGGAGGTCGAGGTTGAGGTAGACGTTATCGGGGATACTGGCCCGGTCCAGGACGAGCATGTGGCTGAGGAGAGCACTAACGGTGGCCTGCTTGTGGATCTGCAGGACCCTTCAGACGATTGCTCAAATATCTCAGGGGAAACAGCAGGGCTGACCTCCCAGCTTCCCGCGGAGCCGCCTTCCTTCACAGAGCCTCAAGAGCATAGATATACCTTGAGGACTTCCCCTCGGCGCACTTCCTGTGTTAGTGGGCCAAGATGCAGCTCCCCCAAGCCTGGTTCCCCTCACACGGATAACGGATTACTGAAGGACGACGTCGCGGTAGTTCCTCTCGACTCTGATGACTCGGCCTGCCATAAAGAACCTCGGACTGACGGGCCAAGTCTCGTTAGCGAGGCCGACAGCGAACTCTCCGAACACGTAGGGGCCAAGGTCAGTGAAGACACTGGCTTATTGGATAGTCGAGGTTCCAGATCCACCAAAGAACCAGAGGAGGAAGACGCAGAGGAGGACGATCCTGATGTCTACTATTTCGAGTCTGATCACTTGGCTCTCAAACACAACAAAGAGTAGGTGGAGCGTTCTGTTTGTCATGCGAAGTGCTTGTAGTCTTTTTGtgtctacttttttttaatacatggtTTGAAttgtgatattatatattactgaTGATATTAGCGATGATCTAAATAAGGTCAAGTGTGTGTATTAGTAAGTACATGTATGCTgtgcaaatttttatttatttatttatgtctgcaTTGCACCTCCTCGCAGATTTGTTTTGGCTTAAAGGATTTAAAGTGCTACAAGTCTTGCTTATGATGTAAATCAGTCTTCACAGGGAGCTGCGCATTAACAACGCCTTATGATCCGATCGTTTGTCTCGTCCTGTTTTATACGTTGCAGCGTTTAGCCGAGGCTTAGCAGAGATGTATGCTCGGTAATTTCCGTGCCTGTGGTTGGAAAGGCAGTTGGCGCGGCCTGCTGTCGGTGGACAGGTTGTGTCAGGTCGCGCCCAGCTGGTTCGTCCCCTGACGCCGTGGCAGGGTCATAACGCTGCCAACTGCACGGCCTTATGGTTTGGAGGAACAGCAAGTCTACGGAGGAATCAATCCACACGAACAGCGCTTTTGAAAATATCTCCATCCGTAATAAAATGCTCGCACGACCACACCGACTCGGTCGAAGGTAAACGTTAATGGCTTAACATTATCGAGCGGTAGAGGTagactactcgaattggcggaatcgcagttgtttgaaatcgaAATTGTTCCGCAGTTATGTCTGTCTGTAAACTAGAGTTTTTAGCCGCGTTCCTGCTTGACACGTGAATCGACGAGGGCTTTGCGATGACGTCTTGAACATGACGTTTCTtcggaaaatctgcggtcacGATGGAAAAATCGCactctcctctgaatattgggtgatt contains:
- the zzz3 gene encoding ZZ-type zinc finger-containing protein 3, producing MAASRSSRVTRSSVGLNGLDENFCGRTLRNRSIAQPEETSPPPTPRTRLPSKKQDYQQGGTQSGKVTEAESLPAHRKRGLSVSEKDEPERPDASERVRVGVGQEASPSLKRAKRCARSGESQGTEEEPSPKPESPDPASGKDNDEDFKSDFASNSPSDSGLALSVSLDKECEEEKDEDKEHSLSLPGSESHKATNGLAEVHKKDLESAALLAEPCACSTTLTNSPSLPNGSQVAASTLDPIVPCTSLLLKPVDESNGPQADSEKNCSAEEASEAVLSLEPEVEVEVDVIGDTGPVQDEHVAEESTNGGLLVDLQDPSDDCSNISGETAGLTSQLPAEPPSFTEPQEHRYTLRTSPRRTSCVSGPRCSSPKPGSPHTDNGLLKDDVAVVPLDSDDSACHKEPRTDGPSLVSEADSELSEHVGAKVSEDTGLLDSRGSRSTKEPEEEDAEEDDPDVYYFESDHLALKHNKDYQRLLQTIGVLEAQRTQAILDLEALARHQKQALANPVAFVDQLQKQVELGLPCPQRVVQLPEIAWDQYTSGRGEFERDFSDEKRKTRRLKLIFDKVGLPARPKSPADSKKESDVSTLYSSLPSSDAPEHGTLGNRTQMIRGRPYHQSKPDTFNQLWTVEEQKKLEQLLLKFPPEEVESKRWQKIADELGNRTAKQVASRVQKYFIKLTKAGIPVPGRTPNLCMYNKKTSNKRQHHLNKHLYRPSTFLTSYEPPVYMEDEDERSSFICGLQDGTANDSDEDVVPVELRHLPEYKELQELKRLRKQKIHELQSESTLAQHVGYKCDMCGIEPIQGVRWHCQDCPQDNAVDFCANCADCAFKTDTHTPSHRLEPVQQVEGFLDRDYCLPASAAYNYLDPNYFPANR